A DNA window from Rhipicephalus sanguineus isolate Rsan-2018 chromosome 8, BIME_Rsan_1.4, whole genome shotgun sequence contains the following coding sequences:
- the LOC119401451 gene encoding venom metalloproteinase antarease-like TtrivMP_A translates to MFAVVVVLQFALCWCAKKENVVYPSLLEERKAGTNLVLKVNDDITLNLERSSALADQLVFVTSAKESNHVEMVDTSLIQKSLYHDTHRQSSVMVRNVEGAVEVEGILGTELRIKPLREGERSLEGRIPHIVYEVEEKADYTMMGVDAPPELESRQGRRRKTTTSNKTRQNDVEKPQAKADAFVVEIHVISDKAHQQNFRKNEELIGYIAVMTNAVNLRYLDMVKPKVSFILVGITRSKDDPFAKHIQGGYLEAGPTLDGLGKYKEAGRVPGNPDILFMVTGLDMVKIKDAKMEKGINGLAFVGTVCKKHNIGEGEDTATTYSGTHTMAHELCHVMGSPHDTTPECPWEEGYLMSYVDGGLKKYRLSPCSEKLIRGVYK, encoded by the exons ATGTTTGCAGTCGTCGTAGTCCTGCAGTTCGCGCTCTGCTGGTGCGCAA aaaaagaaaacgtcgtgTATCCAAGTCTATTGGAAGAAAGAAAGGCTGGAACAAATTTGGTTCTCAAGGTCAACGACGATATAACGCTCAATCTTGAGAGAAGCTCGGCGCTGGCCGACCAACTTGTCTTCGTTACGAGCGCTAAAGAAAGCAACCATGTGGAAATGGTAG ACACGTCCTTGATTCAAAAGAGTCTTTACCACGACACGCATCGCCAGTCTTCTGTGATGGTACGCAATGTCGAAGGAGCAGTGGAAGTC GAAGGTATCCTTGGTACCGAGCTGAGAATCAAGCCATTACGGGAAGGGGAACGCTCTCTGGAAGGGCGAATACCACACATCGTGTACGAAGTGGAAGAAAAAGCAGATTATACAATGATGG GTGTGGATGCCCCACCGGAACTAGAAAGTAGACAAGGCAGAAGGAGAAAGACAACAACCA GCAACAAAACCAGACAGAACGACGTAGAGAAGCCACAGGCGAAGGCAGACGCGTTTGTTGTGGAAATTCACGTGATCTCTGACAAAGCACACCAGCAAAACTTTAGGAAAAACGAGGAGCTAATCGGATACATTGCAGTGATGACAAATGCT GTCAATTTAAGATATCTCGACATGGTGAAACCGAAGGTCAGTTTTATCCTCGTCGGGATAACAAGGAGCAAA GACGACCCGTTCGCGAAGCACATCCAAGGAGGATACTTGGAAGCGGGACCAACGTTGGACGGGCTCGGCAAATATAAGGAAGCGGGGCGAGTGCCCGGGAATCCTGACATCCTGTTCATGGTAACCGG GCTCGACATGGTCAAGATAAAAGATGCAAAGATGGAAAAAGGCATTAATG GGCTTGCGTTCGTTGGCACAGTCTGCAAAAAGCACAACATTGGCGAGGGTGAAGACACCGCCACTACTTACTCGGGAACTCACACGATGGCCCACGAGCTCTGTCACGT GATGGGATCACCACACGATACGACACCCGAATGTCCTTGGGAAGAAGGATACCTGATGAGTTACGTGGACGGAGGACTAAAAAAGTATCGCCTCTCTCCTTGCAGCGAAAAGTTGATACGAGGCGTCTATAAGTAA